The following nucleotide sequence is from Candidatus Finniella inopinata.
CGGTCTCAGATTTGGCAAGACACCGACCCCGACCGCACGGGCATATTGGCGTTTGTGTTTGAGCGCGGCATGGGGTTTGAACGGTACGTGGATTATATGCTGACGGTGCCGATGTATTTCGTGAAAAGGGATGGGGCGTATATTGATGCCACGGGGCAATCATTTGCCGATTTTATGCAGGGGAAATTGCCGGCCCTGCCTAGCGAATACCCAACTTTACAGGATTGGCATGACCACTTAAGCACAGCCTTTCCCGAGGTGCGGTTAAAGCATTACCTGGAAATGCGGGGCGCCGACAGTGGGTCCCTTGAACAACTGATTGCTCTGCCGGCGTTGTGGGTTGGCCTGTTGTATGACAAGGACAGTTTAAGCGCCGTGGCGGATTTAACCAAAGACTGGACGTATGGCGAAGTGCAAGACCTTTACCAACGGATTCCAAAACAGGGGATGAAGGCGGTTTTTAAGGGGTCGCCGTTGGAAACGTGGCTTCAACAGGTGTTGGCCATCAGCCACGCAGGCCTTTCCCGCCGGCAGTTTTATAATGGCGAAGGCCAGACAGAGGCCATTTATTTGGAACCGTTTATGAGTATAGGGCCTCCGCGATAACGAAGACCCTTTTAACATAGAATGATCTATTTAGCCTTGTTGGGTCACTGTTGCTCCGTTAGCATTCATTTTGACAACGGCTCCATCAGGAGTAGTATATGTACCATAGCTGGCCACACTAGCCGTAACAGGGGCAGTCGTAATACTGGGTGGTGGAACGATGAAGAGTCTATTTTGTGTGCCACTGGTATATTCCCATGTCTGTACGCCAGTATTATTAGAGTTTGTAGCCGTGCTGCTAACAGTATCCATCCCAATGCCCCTTACTCCTAACACATTTTGGTATACAAGAGGCAAGCCGGAGGGGAATCGCAGGGGAAGAGTTGACCACCGAGCCCCTGAGTTGGTTGAAGGCAGCATCACATTCAAAAGGTCAGGACGTATGCTCCAGCTTCCCAGTATAGGGTGATTACCAGCGATGGCAACTTGCTGCCCTGACGGCGGAATTGCATTGGAGGTGAACGTCACAGTGCAGGCCGTTTGTGGTATTTGAGCAGATGTGAGAACAAAAAACTTTGCGTCACCAGCTGGAACCGACACAGTAGAGAGACCTGACAGTGTAGTGAAATTGTTATAAGAGTAGCCAGGCGTTGTTGTGTAAGAACTGTTGGTAGTCCAGCCTATTGTGTAAGATGTTCCAGTTGATCCACTAGGTACTACTTCCTGGTACCCTCCACCAGGAATGTAGTAGGAAAGTGGCACCCAGTTAGGAGTTGTTATGGATTTTCCTGGGCTGCCAATAGTATTTCCTAGGGCGTGTCATCAATTGAATAAGTCATAGATTTCTGTTTTAATTGAGAAAAATTTTACGAGGTTTTTTTCGGTGAGACGCTACGCATTACGGGATGATCAATGGGATCGCATTAAGGGTATGCTACCTGGAAGGGAAGGATATGTTGGTGCAACAGCAAAAGACAATCGCCTATTTATAGAAGCCGTTCTATATCGATATCGAGCTGGAATTCCGTGGCGTGATTTACCGGAACGTTTTGGGGATTTTAGAGTTATTCATCTACGCCATTCGAGGTGGAGCCAATCAGGTGTGTGGAAGAAAATTTTTGAGCTATTAAGCCAAGATGCTGACAATGAATACGCTATGATTGATTCAAGTATAGTGCGTGCTCATCAGCACAGTGCTGGTGCTAAAAAAAAGAATTCTCAGCTGACCAAGCGATTGGACGAAGCAAAGGAGGATTAAGCACCAAAATTCATGCCACCTGTGATGCGTTGGGAAATCCAACAGGGTTTTATTTAACAGCCGGACAAGATCACGATTTAGAAGGTGCCGATGCCTTAATAGATAACCTTACGCAAGCTGGTGCCGTCTTAGCTGACAAGGCTTATGACGCAGACGAACGTATGAGAAAAAAACTTGAAGAGAAAGGATGTGAGGCGGTCATTCCCCCAAAAAAGAATAGGATCAACCCTTGTTCGTATGATAAAGACCTCTACAAGGCCCGGCACCTCATCGAAAACTTCTTCGCCAAACTTAAACAATACAGAGCCATAGCCACTCGATATGATAAAACAGCTCGAAACTTCCTGGGAGCCATACATTTGGTTGCTGCGGCTATTTGGCTTAATTGATGACACGCCCTAGTGTTGTTTTTAAATTATCACTGGCTAATTTATTTATATCATTTAAAGTTGTCGTATAAGGATCTCCTCCATTATTGATGATAACAAAACCATGCTGACGAGCGATCAATAGAACGTTACTGGGGCTGCCTACTGTGTTAGACAAAGTGGATACATATTCGTGAGGTGCATTGTATTGTTCCATCCGTGTGCGAAAGCTCAAAGCCTGTTCAATTAATGTATTGCTGTCCCTTTCATCTTCATATCGCAACACCATGGGCGAACCATTCCGTATTGAACACAAATAAGCAGTGGCCAATTGGGATTGTGCTGTATCATCACTGTTAATAGAGGTAGCGCTACTATTCTTGTAAAAGACCCCTGTCCCCGATAGTGTTCCGACCCCAGGATACATGTCTTGATTCACAGAAAAGGTAATCGCTGGCGTATTCCCCACAAGGGCCTTTGGCATGGCCATATTAGGGGGATTGCTCGAGCCTGGACCCATAAGACGCATGCTAGGATTAGAGAACCCAAAACTCATCCCACCTGCCGTCTTCGTAAAGCTGGTGGCCAACTGCTTTTGCAGTGCAAAATCTTCCAGGGGCAGGGTAGGGGCAAGGATTACCGCATCGCCTGAAGGATCGTCACGATTTGTTTTGTTTGAATCCTCTCCAAAACCCAAGGGGAACGATGGTGTCTGTGATGACCCCTGACCGATGGACTGTAAAACTGAAGACATGTTATCAAGAGATGACGACAATCCATAGATACGAATACCCGCAACGCCCATATCCTTTAACAGTTGCAAATATCCCGCAATCATCGTTTGCACCGCAGGCTGATTGGTGTCAAGGGTATCGGAATAGTAGGTGGTGGTGGAATAGGCAGGATTAGCAAGTGTTGTTGGTGTCTGCTTAAAGAAATTAACCGTTGGAGAAGGGGTAGTAGTAACAATGGTGGTTCCAGAGGCACTTACAGTAGTCGTCACCTTCATATTTCCTGTAGTCAAAGTAGACGGTCCACTGTTTCCAGTCGTAGAATTAGCGGTTGTCACAGTGTTAGTAACACTGGTTGTGGCAGCATATGATAAAGGCTCTGTAGAAAGCTTATAACTGTTTGGACTATAGTTAACGGCATATGTTGTCGCTCCGCTGGAAGACGTGGAAGGCGAACTGCCTAGACTACCACCTTGAAACCCAGTCTGATGGAAAACCACATCGACGATAACACCAAGTTTCAAAGCATTTGCAGCATTGATAAGTGTTGCTAAATCATTGGCAGATCCATAACGATCTGACCCCAAACGATACCCCACAACGGTTCCATCGTTTAACGTGTACCCATATTTGTAATAAGGCGTTTCAGGTAAGCCTAACGTTTGAAAGGCTGTGTTTAGATCGGTTTGATACGTATTCCCACCAGATGGTGCATAGCTTAAGTTACAAATATAAGGGTAATAAGCAAGGCTCCAAGAATTGTTTGGTGCCAGGGTTGTTGATGCTGTTGCCGTTGCTGATGTTAATATCGTTGATGCTGGTGTCGTTAAAGGTATTGTGACATTTGGGGGTGATACCAGGACGTGGGTGTACCCTTTTGCTGCAATTTGTGCCAACTTTGTGGTAGACGTGGATGGAGGGTTACCTAAAAGGGGGGTCGCGTCTGCTCCTGAAAAAGAAGCCGGCGCACTCGTCAGATTATAACCCAAATCAAACGCATGATAAATTCTGGGTCTTTCGGGTGTGTCTGCCGTATTAAAAAAAACAGGGCCATTTAAATTCGCCGACGTCACAGCACAGGCCGGAACGGCAAGGGTTGATAATAATAAGGCTGAACATAACGCCTTGATGTTATTCTTAGTCATTTGAATGCTCCAAAAAAATCGTATAAACAATTTTAAACATATACAAATGAATAAACAGTTAATGGTTTAATTTAATTTTGAGAGTATTCACTCATGGGAGCCTTCATGACCCTTTACGGACAATAAGGTCGAATTGTTCACCTCTTTACAGCCCATATGGTTTGTGTGGGGCCGCTTACTTTCTAGGAATGCAGCGTATTGAACAAAGTCTTTCTGTCTGTCCTGATGAAAGGCCTACTACTTCTTTGGTTCAAATACAGCAGGATCGTTTGACAGATAAGTGGCTAGAAATGAAGCTGAAGCTGGTGTATGCCATGGGGTTTGTGGTGGGCGAGCTGAATCTGGTTGTAAATCTTTTAAATCTGTACTTGGATCGAAAGTAATTTTTGAATGATGATGAATTAACATTTTTCTCTTTCTTGTCTCCCGGACTCGATGCCTTTGTCTGGGTTAACTCTTCTTGTACGGTTGTAACGCATTTACTTTGAGTAATATCTGGATCATATAAAACTGTATCATCGTCACTGCTGGTGGCAACAACGGCGCTTAAGCCCGCTGAAAGTGTTAGCAACAAAACGGCCATGGAATAAGGCCAACGACGATTGATTTTAGGCGCGCGTATCTGCACGATGTATACTCCTGTTTTGTGTTTAGAGAGTAATTAGTATGCATGATAATTCTTAAGATAGCGTTACTAATGTAGAGGTTTTTAAGAAAAATTTAGTGAAAGTTCAGCAATCGCCCGAATCTTTCTCTGAGATTGGCTCGATCCTATCTTTCTTTTAAAAACTCCTCTAGGCTTGTCCATTTTTTAGTGGTGGTGACGCCATTGATAGTGTGACTCGATGTTGCGCTGAAATTATTGGATCGGCTCTTCCAGTTTTTCACTATAGATAGCAGGAGCTCGACGGCGAGCTGAACATACGTTTTTTCATTATTTAAAAGGAGGAAACTGTCCATTTTCATAGTGCTCTGCTTAGCAGGTTCTTTTGTCAAAAGAGTATGGATTTTCTTAATGTAAGTTGGTTCGGGGGTTGAAAGGATTGTTTTCAAGATATCTTCTGTCAGTCCGCTAATATACGATTTTTTTAGATTGTTTTCGGCGATTGCAGGGACCAGCCCTTTTAATGGCCAATCGAAGCACACCTGTCGTATGAAAATGCCCCTATTCCCCAGCTCGTCGTCGGACTTTAAGTTTGTGGGTGCCGAAACGCTTTGAAAAAGATCAGTTGCAGCAACTGTATAACTAATAATCGCCTGGGCTTTGATCAGATGATCCCTTATTCTTTCGTCCTCATTTGTTAGATTATAGCTTCGTCTGACGGCAACCAAATCAAGAACGTCGACTTTACCGGAAGTACTATAATGCAATGTGGTCGTTACAGCCAAAGCCTTGACCAGAATTTCATATTCAGATGCTGTGGCGGGTGCTTCGCGAAATCCATACTTACCACCTGTGGCAAAGAAATAAGCCAGCGCGTTTTTTGTGTGGTCTTTCACAATATCAGAAGCAGTCTGGGGCACATTGGACAAATTCCGAATATGGTCCATCAAAGGAATTCCCTTTGCCTCAAACTCTCTCCAATATTCAGAATCGGCAGCATGCCCGATTGTCAAGGTCATGACCAGCGCCAAGCCTATCCATTTCAGTGTTTTAAATTTCATATTTCTCTCTGTTTTGAATGCAATTAAATGAACGTGGTGCAAGCAAAAAGCCCCCCCTTTTTTTTAGGGGGAGGGGGGTAAGGAGGTTAGGAATACAAAACTTTTGCAATACCAATTTTTTTCATTTCATTAATCAGTTGCTCATCGGACCATCTTCCATCAAGGCAGATGTCGCCGTATTGAAATGTTCCAGTATTTGTTAGAGGAAAACCAAACATACTGGTGACGATGGCACCGTCGGCTCTGCGTTCCAGGGAGCGTCCATCTGAAAACACGATTTTCGTAAGACGTTTCCCGGTGGTTGTCGTCTGCAGAGCAGCCGCCTGAGGAAAAACTAGTCTCAAAACCGCTTTGATATCGTCTATATCTTTTTGATGTATAGCATCAACTGCCTTTTTGTCATGGGCTGAAACGATTTTCTTCAGAAGAGGCAAGGTGACCCCGTTAATGTATAAGGATAGCAAATCATTTTCG
It contains:
- a CDS encoding carbohydrate-binding module family 20 domain-containing protein produces the protein MSVPAGDAKFFVLTSAQIPQTACTVTFTSNAIPPSGQQVAIAGNHPILGSWSIRPDLLNVMLPSTNSGARWSTLPLRFPSGLPLVYQNVLGVRGIGMDTVSSTATNSNNTGVQTWEYTSGTQNRLFIVPPPSITTAPVTASVASYGTYTTPDGAVVKMNANGATVTQQG
- a CDS encoding IS5 family transposase (programmed frameshift); the protein is MRRYALRDDQWDRIKGMLPGREGYVGATAKDNRLFIEAVLYRYRAGIPWRDLPERFGDFRVIHLRHSRWSQSGVWKKIFELLSQDADNEYAMIDSSIVRAHQHSAGAKKKNSADQAIGRSKGGLSTKIHATCDALGNPTGFYLTAGQDHDLEGADALIDNLTQAGAVLADKAYDADERMRKKLEEKGCEAVIPPKKNRINPCSYDKDLYKARHLIENFFAKLKQYRAIATRYDKTARNFLGAIHLVAAAIWLN